In Oncorhynchus mykiss isolate Arlee unplaced genomic scaffold, USDA_OmykA_1.1 un_scaffold_621, whole genome shotgun sequence, one DNA window encodes the following:
- the LOC118936647 gene encoding uncharacterized protein LOC118936647 isoform X1, with protein sequence MAVALFMMSSAQIYSDIDILLLIGMSVLQVAQREDGDPQREGKEVVEEEPVATPKEEAKKGRKAKSKRSGKKSRKLGTDNDAVSRNKHLDRGSVIELLEKKAVQATFGPGNKDEMEYSYPILISFLRNLTDEQWQVIYKGLKNPMTKEQLAKLCKTIVTFIAQTTLQILLPALARVLGVKDFADDDTDSPKRGGSARSFAAFDQERLELIREVRYLAKKMYKGGTGAQHLRSLTPSSKSSQTSVKVLLGMTEDRIIKSVQEQLSDHNILSSCPPELTVGLIKVVVEQLNSALSATISRAISGRSSPISSGTQAAEQMVNMVQKCFDDHTTPEDQSSTSVLESCIPPATEEVMTVITEMVGELEKEDPELAKVFREVAVKVKMLASGSDLVVEHLDVEDSPVPEELNIICTSCKAMMQNLGTLFSVKFKTKASKAVSEILVRRLMSDISGMVQPSHSFSTTPSLMNASSPSDRILDSAATELIQTKVESEASQIIDNFVEDVKDIVQYAELDQPTSTQRDTQVGHCTTKRKPFHAARRLCERLQAKLETLFLRMGGAPVQGEELMEKADSSAVLLEHTDSSDLPVSILSLPSPCRSESPISERSSSSLSDGCDSTDSVGEKTPKQPETSKSEAILQVVNSTGLGSLRKCQSENSQPLLSLCDSNMVPCTKEVLSQIVTMYRSEVADLECTSSVAEGSSYNSLEVCGFLDSVMSYLEDMPVSGSSWLEGLRDTPASVIEKLSSEEFQMNATNEVRKILIKSVSSFPSKVSSSQTDSQMLPAKSTISLRHTDITAFEIVGSITNDMKSLFPPTESSTTLWQADSMLQQSDEKTSEYTEATPKGSQSGLEVSEKKIWTTAKTIYHNVKTKMMNYFTWQNQVKATTAQAKKTLSHILVLIQKELAKSDQTVTALSQIENVVGMMLKDVERVSSECGEELIYQAPQRSSSSLSSSSARSKKSEWEFSLPGTPISSDLPESITQPIVRCSVIDMGKSTKPKTLVCDARESMSAIVDTIIKEVHPEEEGEVAFHPDLTAAIARLEELISQGRIGALSRDLTHQVNRIISESNLTPLVLTAGKSASDTVLTELKRNDKTVGKPTAYKLVQLFAEESVKRLLLPSLVPSTASMSLAQGVSVPASVSEDRISCSFSTSAFSDTVSLFTKVMVSQVMDSVVSDAQGRGSSPTGTVTDIGSLLSGKSYHLPSFSAISMTTSGTSNAAQGFEANIDAEERDTISCFGVPQSIVCDQNSTSPDVASLSTPSTVNLVGDDDFTGLISMLVVRLLSKIQTQTDLYPTDVTRTSQDLIPKVIAAFCAWSGCSETQAYPKNLKSHKVYSTVYKHLLKEFGSEKILQLAVSTQDSTFNRILVKSLSKELLHSCNEASRAASRTSFEATRPEALLMAEDVKATRGKLSFLQRLARLKFNLKPFMMGNKKNSRHSESKDQTTAEEIMLAHPATFGLPEGLPSTSQQEKPRKRPLLIRMFSTISIGLSKPFKRFSKQA encoded by the exons TCTCCAGGAATAAACACCTGGATAGAGGATCTGTAATTGAGCTCCTGGAGAAGAAAGCTGTTCAGGCTACATTCGGCCCAGGCAACAAGGATGAGATGGAATACTCctacccaatcctcatctcattcctgcgcaatcttactgatga gcagtggcaagtgatctacaaaggactaaaaaaccct atgacgaaggaacagcttgccaaattgtgcaagacaattgtaaccttcatcgcacagaccaccctgcagatcctgctgccaGCCCTGGCCCGCGTACTTGGGGTAAAGGACTTTGCTGACGAcgacactgactcacccaagaGGGGTGGCAGTGCAAGATCCTTTGCTGCCTTTGATCAGGAAAGACTGGAGCTCATCCGGGAAGTTAGATATCTGGCGAAGAAAATGTATAAGGGCGGCACAGGGGCTCAACATCTCAGGTCCCTAACACCCTCTTCTAAGAG ttcccagacctcagtgaaagtcctcctgggaatgacagaggacagaatcatcaaaagtgtccaggagcaactgtcTGATCATAATATCCTGTCCTCTTGCCCACCTGAGCTGACTGTTGGTCTTATCAAGGTGGTGGTCGAACAGCTTAACTCTGCCCTCTCTGCGACCATCAGCAGAGCCATTTCAGGGCGGTCCTCCCCTATTTCTTCTGGTACCCAGGCCGCTGAACAaatggtcaacatggtccagaaatgttttgatgatcACACCACCCCAGAGGACCAGAGCTCTACCTCTGTATTAGAGTCATGCATTCCACCTGCAACAGAAGAAGTGATGACTGTTATCACAGAGATGGTGGGTGAATTGGAAAAAGAAGATCCGGAATTGGCTAAGGTTTTTCGAGAAGTGGCTGTGAAAGTTAAAATGTTGGCATCTGGCAGTGACCTTGTAGTGGAGCACCTGGATGTTGAAGACTCTCCTGTTCCAGAGGAGCTGAACATAATATGTACATcttgcaaagcaatgatgcaaaatcttggcactctgtttagtgtgaagttcaagaccaaagcctcaaaggctgtgagtgaaattcttgtgagaaggttaatgagcgatatctctggtatggttcAACCTTCTCATTCGTTTAGTACCACTCCAAGCTTGATGAATGCATCTAGCCCATCTGACAGGATCCTTGATTCTGCGGCCACTGAGCTCATACAGACCAAAGTAGAATCTGAGGCATCACAAATAATTGATAACTTTGTTGAAGATGTCAAGGACATTGTGCAGTATGCTGAATTAGATCAGCCAACAAGCACCCAGAGAGATACCCAAGTGGGACACTGTACGACAAAGCGGAAACCCTTCCATGCAGCTCGTAGACTCTGCGAGAGACTTCAGGCAAAGCTGGAGACATTGTTCCTCAGAATGGGTGGAGCTCCAGTCCAAGGGGAAGAACTTATGGAAAAAGCTGACTCCAGTGCTGTGCTTCTGGAGCATACTGACTCCAGTGATCTGCCTGTTTCAATCCTGAGCTTGCCTTCCCCATGTAGGAGTGAATCCCCTATATCAGAACGTAGTTCATCTTCTTTATCTGATGGATGTGATTCAACTGACTCTGTAGGAGAGAAAACACCAAAGCAACCTGAAACCAGTAAGAGTGAGGCAATACTGCAAGTGGTCAACTCAACAGGACTTGGTTCTCTCCGTAAATGCCAAAGTGAGAACTCTCAaccattactgtctctctgtgattccAACATGGTGCCCTGCACCAAAGAGGTCTTGTCCCAGATTGTGACCATGTATAGGTCAGAGGTGGCAGATTTGGAATGCACATCATCTGTTGCAGAGGGTTCCTCTTACAACTCCCTTGAAGTCTGTGGCTTTTTGGACAGTGTCATGTCTTATCTAGAAGACATGCCTGTGTCTGGTTCTTCATGGTTGGAAGGATTAAGAGATACTCCAGCCTCAGTCATTGAGAAACTCTCCAGTGAGGAGTTCCAGATGAACGCTACCAACGAAGTGCGAAAAATACTGATCAAATCAGTCAGTAGCTTTCCCAGCAAAGTCAGTTCCAGCCAGACAGATTCTCAGATGTTGCCAGCAAAATCAACAATTTCCTTAAGGCATACAGATATAACTGCTTTTGAAATCGTTGgatcaattacaaatgacatgaagagccttttcccacccacagagtcttctactactctatggcaggcagactctatgcttcaacagagtgatgagaaaacctcagagtacactgaggccacacccaaaggctcacagtctggtttggaagtatctgagaagaagatctggacaactgcaaagactatttaccacaatgtgaagacaaagatgatgaattattttacatggcaaaatcaagtcaaagcaacaacggctcaagccAAAAAGACCCTCAGCCATATTCTGGTTTTAATTCAGAAAGAGCTGGCAAAATCTGACCAAACGGTGACTGCGCTTTCACAAATAGAGAATGTGGTTGGAATGATGCTGAAGGATGTTGAAAGGGTAAGCAGTGAATGTGGTGAGGAACTGATCTATCAAGCGCCACAGCGTtcttcctcctcgttgtcatcctcatctgccagatcaaagaagtcagagtgggaattttcactccctggcactcccatctcTTCTGATTTACCAGAGAGTATTACTCAGCCCATTGTGAGATGCTCAGTCATCGACATGGGCAAATCTACTAAGCCAAAAACATTGGTGTGTGATGCCAGGGAAAGCATGTCTGCAATAGTGGATACCATCATAAAGGAGGTACatccagaggaagaaggggaggttgcattccaccctgatctaacagctgcaatagcaagactggaggagctcatatctcagggtaggattggtgctctctcacgtgatcttactcaccaagtcaaccgcatcatttctgagagcaacttgacccctctggttctgacagctggaaagagtgcatccgatacagtccttactgagctgaagaggaatgacaagacggtggggaagcccacagcttacaagctggttcagctttttgcagaggagtctgtgaagcgcctcttgcttcctagccttgtgccctctacagcttcaatgagtttggctcagggaGTTAGTGTGCCGGCTAGCGTATCTGAAGATAGGATTTCATGTTCTTTTTCTACATCAGCATTTAGTGACACAGTCAGCCTGTTTACCAAAGTAATGGTAAGCCAGGTCATGGACTCTGTGGTTTCTGATGCACAAGGCAGAGGGTCATCTCCAACCGGAACTGTAACTGATATAGGCAGTCTACTGAGTGGTAAGTCCTACCATCTGCCATCTTTCTCCgccatcagcatgacaacaagtgggacctccaatgctgcacAAGGCTTTGAGGCCAACATAGATGCTGAGGAAAGGGATACCATCAGTTGTTTCGGTGTACCTCAGAGCATTGTTTGTGATCAGAATTCAACCAGCCCGGATGTTGCCTCGCTTTCAACCCCATCCACTGTTAACTTAGTCGGTGATGATGACTTCACcggcctcatcagcatgttagtGGTGAGACTTCTGTCAAAAATACAAACCCAAACTGATCTGTACCCAACTGACGTCACACGCACGTCACAAGACCTGATTCCAAAAGTTATAGCTGCcttctgtgcatggtcaggctgctctgagacccaagcttatcccaagaacctgaagagtcacaaagtatacagcaccgtctacaaacatctgttgaaggagtttggctcagagaaaatactccaactggccgtgtcgactcaggactcCACTTTCAATAGGATTCTTGTGAAGTCATTGAGCAAGGAGCTTCTCCACAGTTGTAACGAGGCATCAAGAGCAGCCTCAAGAACATCTTTCGAAGCCACCAGGCCAGAAGCTCTTCTCATGGCTGAAGATGTGAAGGCTACCAGAGGGAAGCTGTCTTTCCTACAAAGGCTTGCCAGACTGAAATTCAACTTAAAG ccattcatgatgggaaacaagaagaattcccgccattctgaatccaaagaccagactactgctgaagagatcatgt TGGCACATCCTGCCACGTTTGGACTCCCAGAgggtcttccctccacctctcaacaggagaagcctcgcaaacgtccccttctaatcaggatgttttccaccatctccataggcctatccaagccattcaaacggttttcaaagcaagcttaa
- the LOC118960378 gene encoding uncharacterized protein LOC118960378 has product MMNYFTWQNQVKATTAQAKKTLSHILVLIQKELSKSDQTVTALSQIENVVGMMLKDVERVSSECGEELIYQAPQRSSSSLSSSSARSKKSEWEFSLPGTPISSDLPESITQPIVRSSVIDMGKSTKPKTLVCDARESMSAIVDTIIKEVHPEEEGEVAFHPDLTAAIARLEELISQGRIGALSRDLTHQVNRIISESNLTPLVLTVAAGKSASDTVLTELKRNDKTVGKPTAYKLVQLFAEESVKRLLLPSLVPSTASMSLAQGVSVPASVSEDRISCSFSTSAFSDTVSLFTKVMVSQVMDSVVSGAQSRGSSPTGTVTDIGSLLSGKSYPLPSFSAISMTTSGTSNAAQGFEANIDAEESCFGVPQSIVCDQNSTSPDVASLSTPSTDNLVGDDDFTGLISMLVVRLLSKIQTQTDLYPTDVTRTSQDLIPKVIAAFCAWSGCSETQAYPKNLKSHKVYSTVYKHLLKEFGSEKILQLAVSTQDSTFNRILVKSLSKELLHSCNEASRAASRTSFEATRPEALLMAEDVKATRGKLSFLQRLARLKFNLKPFMMGNKKNSRHSESKDQTTAEEIMLAHPATFGLPEGLPSTSQQEKPRKRPLLIRMFSTISIGLSKPFKRFSKQA; this is encoded by the exons atgatgaattattttacatggcaaaatcaagtcaaagcaacaacggctcaagccaaaaagaccctcagccatattctggttttaattcagaaagagctgtcaaaatctgaccaaaCGGTGACTGCGCTTTCACAAATAGAGAATGTGGTTGGAATGATGCTGAAGGATGTTGAAAGGGTAAGCAGTGAATGTGGTGAGGAACTGATCTATCAAGCGCCACAGCGTtcttcctcctcgttgtcatcctcatctgccagatcaaagaagtcagagtgggaattttcactccctggcactcccatctcTTCTGATTTACCAGAGAGTATTACTCAGCCCATTGTGAGAAGCTCAGTCATCGACATGGGCAAATCTACTAAGCCAAAAACATTGGTGTGTGATGCCAGGGAAAGCATGTCTGCAATAGTGGATACCATCATAAAGGAGGTACatccagaggaagaaggggaggttgcattccaccctgatctaacagctgcaatagcaagactggaggagctcatatctcagggtaggattggtgctctctcacgtgatcttactcaccaagtcaaccgcatcatttctgagagcaacttgacccctctggttctgacagtggcggctggaaagagtgcatccgatacagtccttactgagctgaagaggaatgacaagacggtggggaagcccacagcttacaagctggttcagctttttgcagaggagtctgtgaagcgcctcttgcttcctagccttgtgccctctacagcttcaatgagtttggctcagggaGTTAGTGTGCCGGCTAGCGTATCTGAAGATAGGATTTCATGTTCTTTTTCTACATCAGCATTTAGTGACACAGTCAGCCTGTTTACCAAAGTAATGGTAAGTCAGGTCATGGACTCTGTGGTTTCTGGTGCACAAAGCAGAGGGTCATCTCCAACCGGAACTGTAACTGATATAGGCAGTCTACTGAGTGGTAAGTCCTACCCTCTGCCATCTttctctgccatcagcatgacaacaagtgggacatccAATGCTGCACAAGGCTTTGAGGCCAACATAGATGCTGAGGAAAGTTGTTTCGGTGTACCTCAGAGCATTGTTTGTGATCAGAATTCAACCAGCCCGGATGTTGCCTCGCTTTCAACCCCATCCACTGACAACTTAGTCGGTGATGATGACTTCACcggcctcatcagcatgttagtggtgagacttctgtcaaaaatccaaacccaaactgatctgtacccaactgacgtcacacgcacgtcacaagacctgattccaaaagttatagctgccttctgtgcatggtcaggctgctctgagacccaagcttatcccaagaacctgaagagtcacaaagtatacagcaccgtctacaaacatctgttgaaggagtttggctcagagaaaatactccaactggccgtgtcgactcaggactcCACTTTCAATAGGATTCTTGTGAAGTCATTGAGCAAGGAGCTTCTCCACAGTTGTAACGAGGCATCAAGAGCAGCCTCAAGAACATCTTTCGAAGCCACCAGGCCAGAAGCTCTTCTCATGGCTGAAGATGTGAAGGCTACCAGAGGGAAGCTGTCTTTCCTACAAAGGCTTGCCAGACTGAAATTCAACTTAAAG ccattcatgatgggaaacaagaagaattcccgccattctgaatccaaagaccagactactgctgaagagatcatgt TGGCACATCCTGCCACGTTTGGACTCCCAGAgggtcttccctccacctctcaacaGGAGAAGCCTCGCAAACGTCCCCTTCTAATCAGGATGTTTTCCACCATCTCCATAGGCCTATCCAAGCCATTCAAACGGTTTTCAAAGCAAGCTTAA